A region of Leishmania mexicana MHOM/GT/2001/U1103 complete genome, chromosome 8 DNA encodes the following proteins:
- a CDS encoding transcription factor-like protein: MQPSTNHTISVSRLSAVLAQWRAAAARGDAAAKQCSAWACVFGERSVNTPDNQRGQAVLQYLLEAKEPICNTAALITEDVTLILHGANVRVAAPPTKLEGHTIEVVEGVEAAQARVTALLAGKTVGAPVNEFGIQEGTFASAFTELVRGAVPSESLLSAAPVLGELLFVKDDAALGCVEKAAGLCCAVFRRYARDCIANEMSKRDPKTLYDVRQMLYAKLERPNTIQALESLAVDDFSLVTGLPPCLFHKGTYNSQLNVDEDTLKTACNVPIHGDVVVVRFGVKNTGYTAFFGRTLLVESAAPSNAKEAYQFAYDVSAKVMELLVPGARLSDVYAGVMQYARDQNSELAALLSKNFGFSTGLLVLEARGNISEKGTAIVTDGMSFVIRVVLESVPSAGGEDTFDMELTDTVIIRGGVVELKTKVARKLAEVLYEDVDETAAATEAEPPVRRDLSKITRQGQSDTVIISREAQREQELRQLLSELHAEFVAAGGKKGTQTSTEEYRACDIGRLSLGELTPYKPEDRVPPPESKSGIFVQTDKKVVWLPVCGRAVPFHVSTVNRVDVKAEGGKYTMAVTFHTMQEANVGYKLNPTKVFVKELGYSSSRDVFTDSAIAIQGIQQRIKNEDAARKRAITSASNGRLTVTPNPLRLPTVKIRPPITNANRQNKGCVGNLELHANGLRFSFLGGTPIDMLFENIKHVIFQPAVKSIYVIYHVTLQKPVEINRKNVLEVQFVAEVMESSELASAARRSFEEEVQAEEREEMRIRQTNKQFITFAHAVEERSKIKTQLPTNQFSFDGVHARSMTMFKGNREVLWAISDTPAFTQSVGEVEVVSFERVIPGSATFDMSLILKDYNKPVITINSIPRNSLDHIKDWCLSARLYYMETTVNPNWRATMKEIREDPDWDPWLRGDGWSVLNNETNDEEDEEEGDDSDSDSTYYEDDDESSDSDDSSWLEDEESDPSSGSDESDESSAASWDELERRAAAKDRQRDLSDDDDYHPRKRQRPGAAVPAPPAAPTTRPSKMPLNMAGRAGGGAVPPARRF, encoded by the coding sequence ATGCAGCCTTCCACAAACCATACTATTTCTGTGTCCCGGCTCAGCGCCGTTTTGGCGCAGTGgcgggccgctgctgcccgtggagacgcagcagctAAGCAGTGCTCGGCGTGGGCTTGTGTCTTTGGGGAACGTAGCGTCAACACTCCCGATAACCAGCGTGGACAGGCGGTCCTTCAGTACCTCCTCGAGGCGAAAGAGCCGATATGCAACACCGCCGCACTCATCACGGAGGATGTGACGCTCATTCTTCACGGGGCAAATGTGCGCgttgcggcgccgccgacaaAGCTCGAGGGTCACACCATCGAGGTGGTCGAGGGggtcgaggcggcgcaggcgcgggTCACTGCCCTGCTCGCCGGAAAAACGGTTGGTGCCCCGGTGAACGAGTTTGGGATTCAGGAAGGCACATTTGCGTCAGCCTTCACTGAGCTTGTGCGCGGAGCCGTGCCCAGCGAGTCGCTTCTGTCGGCTGCCCCTGTGCTGGGTGAGCTGCTTTTCGTGAAGGATGATGCCGCTCTCGGTTGCGTCGAGAAGGCAGCGGggctgtgctgcgccgtcttTCGCCGTTACGCCCGCGACTGCATTGCGAACGAGATGTCGAAGAGGGACCCCAAAACCCTCTACGACGTGCGCCAGATGCTGTACGCCAAGCTGGAGCGGCCCAACACAATTCAAGCACTCGAGTCGCTCGCAGTGGACGATTTTTCTCTCGTCACGGGACTGCCGCCGTGTCTATTCCACAAGGGCACGTATAACTCCCAGCTTAACGTGGACGAGGACACCCTCAAGACGGCGTGCAATGTTCCGATTCACGGAGATGTGGTTGTTGTCCGATTTGGCGTCAAGAACACAGGCTACACTGCCTTCTTTGGTCGCACGCTACTGGTGGAGTCGGCAGCACCATCGAACGCGAAGGAAGCGTATCAGTTCGCCTACGATGTGAGCGCTAAGGTCATGGAGCTCCTTGTCCCTGGTGCACGGCTGAGCGACGTGTACGCAGGCGTCATGCAGTACGCCAGGGACCAGAACTCTGAACTGGCCGCCCTCCTATCGAAAAACTTTGGCTTCTCTACGGGTCTTCTCGTCCTCGAAGCACGCGGAAACATTTCGGAGAAAGGCACCGCGATCGTCACCGACGGGATGAGCTTCGTGATACGCGTCGTGCTCGAGTCTGTCCCCAGCGCAGGCGGTGAGGACACGTTTGACATGGAGCTCACCGACACGGTAATCATACGCGGCGGTGTGGTGGAGCTCAAGACAAAGGTGGCGCGCAAACTGGCGGAGGTTCTCTACGAAGACGTCGATGAAacggccgccgcgacggaggCCGAGCCTCCGGTGCGGCGTGACTTAAGCAAGATCACTCGTCAGGGCCAGTCCGACACCGTGATAATCTcgcgcgaggcgcagcgcgagcaggagctgcggcaaCTGCTCAGCGAGCTGCACGCAGAGTTCGTGGCGGCAGGTGGCAAAAAAGGGACACAGACCTCGACGGAGGAGTACCGCGCATGCGACATTGGCCGCCTATCCCTTGGCGAGCTGACTCCTTACAAGCCGGAGGACcgggtgccgccgccggagagCAAGAGCGGCATCTTTGTGCAGACGGACAAGAAGGTGGTGTGGCTGCCGGTGTGCGGCCGCGCCGTGCCCTTCCACGTGTCGACGGTGAACAGGGTGGATGTCAAGGCTGAGGGCGGCAAGTACACCATGGCAGTCACATTCCATACCATGCAGGAGGCCAACGTGGGCTACAAACTGAACCCCACCAAAGTCTTCGTGAAGGAGTTGGGGTACTCGAGCTCGAGGGACGTGTTCACGGACTCTGCAATCGCCATTCAAGGCATTCAGCAACGCATCAAGAACGAGGACGCTGCCCGAAAGCGCGCCATCACCTCTGCCTCCAACGGGAGGTTGACGGTGACGCCCAATCCGCTGCGTCTCCCGACAGTGAAGATTCGCCCGCCAATCACGAACGCGAACCGTCAGAACAAGGGCTGCGTGGGCAATCTCGAGCTGCATGCCAACGGGCTGCGTTTCTCATTTCTCGGTGGGACCCCGATCGACATGCTGTTCGAAAACATCAAGCACGTCATCTTTCAGCCTGCGGTGAAGAGCATCTACGTGATTTACCACGTTACGCTGCAGAAGCCGGTCGAGATCAACCGCAAGAACGTGCTGGAGGTTCAGTTTGTGGCAGAGGTGATGGAGAGCAGCGAGCTCGCGAGTGCTGCTCGGAGATCGTTCGAAGAAGAGGTCCAGGCagaggagcgcgaggagaTGCGCATCCGGCAGACAAACAAACAGTTCATCACCTTTGCCCACGCCGTGGAGGAGCGAAGCAAGATTAAGACGCAGCTGCCCACGAACCAGTTCTCCTTCGACGGCGTTCACGCTCGCTCCATGACCATGTTTAAAGGCAATCGCGAGGTCCTCTGGGCTATCAGCGACACCCCAGCCTTCACACAGAGCGTCGGCGAGGTCGAGGTGGTTTCCTTCGAGCGCGTCATCCCAGGCAGCGCGACGTTTGACATGTCGCTCATCCTGAAGGACTACAACAAGCCGGTCATCACCATCAACTCGATCCCGCGCAACTCACTGGACCACATTAAGGACTGGTGCCTGAGTGCACGGCTCTACTACATGGAAACGACTGTGAACCCCAACTGGCGTGCCACAATGAAGGAAATCCGCGAAGACCCCGACTGGGACCCGTGGCTACGCGGGGACGGCTGGTCGGTGCTCAACAACGAGACgaacgacgaggaggacgaggaggagggcgacgaTTCCGACTCGGACTCGACGTACTACGAGGATGATGATGAGTCCTCCGATTCCGACGACAGCTCCTGGctcgaggacgaggagagtGACCCGTCGTCAGGCAGCGACGAGAGCGACGagtccagcgccgccagctggGACGAACTGGAGCGTCGAGCAGCCGCCAAGGACCGTCAGAGGGACctcagcgacgacgacgactaTCACCCACGTAAGCGGCAGCGTCCTGGTGCCGCggtgcctgcgccaccggcCGCGCCAACTACCCGACCCTCAAAGATGCCGCTCAACATGGCTGggcgcgcaggcggcggcgctgttccgccagcgcggcgaTTCTAG
- a CDS encoding putative Qc-SNARE protein, giving the protein MPIKYSCVNDETKLLAEHPAGEQPKLAETMQKVIATVPPKEYRHKTIEDKDGGVNYNYISNGEGRIVACVTTSDMRMRTVFAFLEAVEPLVRGSVGTQGSELRNGKKLLQQKMEFYNNPQNDKITALNDDINQVVDVMIDNMDKVLARGDRIDTLHEKSSTLADQAQQFQQRSTELKRNLCMKNLKLTLMIVGAVIVVLVIILMIACKPNFSRCR; this is encoded by the coding sequence ATGCCGATCAAGTACAGCTGCGTTAATGACGAGACCAAGCTTCTGGCCGAGCACCCGGCCGGCGAGCAGCCCAAGCTGGCCGAGACGATGCAGAAGGTCATTGCTACCGTGCCACCCAAAGAGTATCGCCACAAGACGATCGAGGACAAGGATGGCGGCGTCAACTACAACTATATCAGCAACGGCGAGGGACGCATTGTGGCGTGCGTGACAACAAGTGacatgcgcatgcgcacggtCTTCGCGTTTCTGGAGGCTGTCGAGCCACTAGTTCGCGGCAGCGTCGGTACACAGGGCTCTGAGTTGCGCAATGGCAAGaaactgctgcagcagaagaTGGAGTTCTACAACAACCCTCAGAACGACAAGATCACCGCGCTGAATGATGACATCAATCAGGTAGTGGATGTCATGATAGATAACATGGACAAGGTGCTAGCGCGTGGTGACCGTATCGACACGCTGCACGAGAAGTCCTCCACTCTGGCGGATCAGGCGCAGCAGTTCCAGCAGCGCTCCACGGAGCTAAAGCGAAACCTCTGCATGAAGAACCTGAAGCTTACCCTCATGATTGTTGGCGCCGTGATCGTTGTTCTCGTCATCATACTTATGATTGCGTGCAAGCCCAACTTCTCACGCTGCCGTTGA
- a CDS encoding 3,2-trans-enoyl-CoA isomerase, mitochondrial precursor-like protein, which yields MRCFRASCCAPPSWLRACSMTASVSDTSGLVIVRESPIDNVVILEMNNGSANVLTPEFMSAFLNKLNVLCDPDKSKCSGIILTSTKSGVFSAGLDLNELSTNLSQDRFAHYWSQFQKLFTTLHALPIPLVSAINGHAAAAGCIVALASDYRVMARRHPTKPTNLTIGIAASKHGFVVPSYVAASMEHVVGFRKAEELLCMGLLLSADEALQVGLVDEVVEHHDEAVVPCLQFMEKLLELPSPAPYWMIKDMSRRHILAPLCTPALRTQDTVNFYNLFSNPQVKQKLAEHAHKFAKK from the coding sequence ATGAGGTGTTTTCGTGCTtcctgctgcgcgccgccgtcgtggttgcgtgcgtgctcgatGACTGCAAGCGTGTCAGACACTTCCGGTCTTGTCATTGTGCGTGAGTCGCCTATCGACAACGTGGTGATTCTCGAGATGAACAACGGGAGCGCCAACGTTCTGACCCCCGAGTTCATGTCAGCGTTCCTGAACAAGCTTAACGTCCTGTGCGACCCAGACAAGTCGAAGTGCAGTGGTATTATCCTCACATCCACGAAATCCGGTGTCTTCAGCGCCGGCCTTGACCTCAACGAACTCAGTACGAACCTCTCGCAGGATCGATTTGCGCACTACTGGAGCCAGTTCCAGAAGCTCTTCACCACCTTGCACGCGCTCCCGATACCACTGGTGAGCGCCATTAACGGgcacgctgcggcagccggcTGCATAGTCGCCCTCGCTTCGGACTACCGCGTCATGGCAAGGCGACATCCTACAAAACCCACCAACTTGACTATTGGCATCGCCGCCTCTAAGCACGGCTTTGTTGTGCCGTCTTACGTGGCTGCCTCGATGGAGCACGTCGTGGGATTTCGCAAAGCTGAAGAACTGCTCTGTATGGGCTTACTGCTGTCCGCCGACGAGGCCTTGCAAGTCGGACTTGTAGACGAGGTCGTAGAGCACCACGACGAGGCTGTTGTGCCGTGCCTGCAGTTCatggagaagctgctggagctcccctcccccgcaccATATTGGATGATCAAAGATATGTCACGTCGCCACATCCTTGCCCCACTGTGCACTCCCGCTCTTCGAACTCAGGACACGGTCAACTTCTACAACCTCTTCAGCAACCCGCAGGTGAAACAGAAGTTAGCGGAACATGCACACAAGTTCGCTAAGAAGTAG
- a CDS encoding adaptor complex protein (AP) 3 delta subunit 1,putative, producing MFIKNIIISGFRSYREQSFPDGLSPKTNVIVGKNGSGKSNFFAAIQFVLNEKFANLRAVERKELFHVGSGRPALSVFVEIVFDNSDGRLVIPGRAEEPEVRIRRTVGLKQDEFRVNDRKFSASDVHQLLESAGFSSSNPYYVVEQGKIVSLVNMSEEERYQLIKDVAGTKVYDARRAESEHILAETKGKQGQITESIRELQNRLKELESETAELKQYEEADREKRCIEYCIFNSELEAANGALLKVEEEWNKQSTLFNKTQDVEEASEQKISDFSQKIMDISTEITRLEMERTTVAKDMAGLTSKQAVVELDANEAAGRFARNNRELEALWKEDRELSATIQTVAADIEKKRSLFHSSEEAANKKAAEVETQRRVLERLQERRNRTKLFRNKAERDKWLSSEIQKNEDSIRKSQEELDSVRREMGRVEKEAIALSKQISAPNLSTADVDQSLRDHEERIKAALGKRDQLNHQRRQLWQSVHGQESVVQRFDEASRNAKQQWERAVRQDIRQGLQSLSEVLHDLRNPALSAAVHGPLIDLIEVADGYKTAVEITAGNTLFNVVVDSFEVSTTLLAEMNKRRKPGRISFFPLDTCSGKAVEIATTPECSPLLSKINYDTRFKGVVAEVFGRTAVVASLETAATMVGKLQCDVITVDGDQLGRKGGITGGFIDKRHMKLPLREREKELAANRQAARAKLDSLCQEVATVEQSITEVLNELEVLRNQNISTEREADVRLREARLMEDRRSCLATLKSNLAATKKAVESSIAAATETVRELKRELSDDFKSAWTPEDEKRLEQLTEEVAAARVASSEMQASALQLATEVQLLEDTARHVERRKAVVADRIRELGWSKHAGSTAGGEEAAVKAEFELLSQRLQSIDHDLEQDAREREKLQSQLDALTSKRLGVARSLQERKDVADRTQMQRSVLVQRRDEALQKIRQLGVLPQGVAKFESASLGKLMYHLKAANEKLKGLSHVNRKALDQHAALQEAMKDLTSQQETLAKELDSIHELMEHLDAKKEEAIERTYKQVQYQFEEVFKQLVGVESCSAELQLVASAAPNKKEDPYTGARIKVSFGLGNPVSHLDQLSGGQKSLVALALIFAIQRCDPAPFYLFDEIDAALDAEYRTSVANMMARQSSECQFLVATFKTELLDVADKVLGIFFHNKMSRIQTIAREEGVRLLKQAALEDRKRTREAE from the coding sequence ATGTTCATCAAGAACATCATCATATCCGGCTTTCGCTCGTATCGCGAGCAATCGTTTCCAGATGGACTCTCCCCCAAAACAAACGTGATTGTAGGCAAGAACGGTTCTGGAAAGTCCAACTTCTTTGCCGCTATTCAGTTTGTGCTGAACGAGAAATTCGCCAACTTGCGCGCTGTGGAGCGGAAGGAACTTTTTCACGTGGGGAGTGGGAGGCCGGCGCTATCTGTCTTTGTGGAAATCGTGTTCGATAACTCGGATGGTCGGCTTGTCATACCGGGCCGCGCTGAGGAGCCGGAGGTACGAATCCGCCGCACAGTTGGCCTAAAGCAGGATGAGTTTCGTGTGAACGATCGAAAGTTCTCTGCGTCTGACGTCCACCAGCTTCTGGAGAGTGCTGGCTTTTCCTCCAGCAACCCTTATTATGTTGTGGAGCAGGGGAAGATTGTGAGCTTGGTGAAcatgagcgaggaggagcgttACCAGCTCATCAAGGATGTGGCGGGGACGAAAGTGTACGATGCGCGACGTGCTGAGAGCGAGCACATCCTTGCGGAGACTAAGGGAAAGCAAGGCCAGATCACAGAGTCGATCCGGGAGCTGCAGAACCGACTAAAGGAGCTGGAGTCCGAGACGGCGGAGCTGAAGCAgtacgaggaggcggatCGGGAAAAAAGGTGTATCGAGTACTGCATTTTCAATTCTGAGCTGGAAGCGGCAAATGGGGCGTTGCTGAAGGTAGAGGAAGAGTGGAACAAACAATCCACGCTGTTTAACAAAACGCAGGATGTCGAGGAGGCCTCGGAGCAGAAAATATCAGATTTCTCGCAGAAAATCATGGACATTTCTACCGAGATTACCCGTCTGGAGATGGAGAGGACGACTGTTGCGAAGGATATGGCTGGTCTGACGAGTAAGCAGGCGGTTGTGGAGCTGGACGCCAATGAGGCTGCTGGGAGGTTTGCTCGCAACAACCGGGAGCTTGAGGCACTCTGGAAGGAGGATCGAGAGCTTAGCGCGACCATCCAGACGGTGGCCGCCGACATTGAAAAGAAGCGATCACTCTTCCATTCGAGCGAAGAGGCTGCAAACAAAAAGGCTGCTGAGGtggagacgcagcgcagGGTTCTCGAGCGCCTGCAAGAGCGGCGTAACCGGACAAAACTCTTCAGGAACAAAGCGGAGCGCGACAAGTGGTTGAGCAGCGAAATCCAGAAAAACGAAGATTCGATTCGAAAAtcgcaggaggagctggatTCGGTTCGCCGTGAAATGGGGCgcgtggagaaggaggcgatTGCTTTGTCGAAGCAAATTTCGGCACCAAATCTGTCTACTGCCGATGTGGATCAGAGTTTGCGGGACCACGAGGAGCGAATCAAGGCCGCACTCGGTAAGCGAGACCAGCTAAACCATCAGCGGCGACAGTTATGGCAGTCGGTGCACGGCCAAGAAAGTGTGGTCCAGCGGTTCGACGAGGCGTCGCGCAACGCGAAGCAGCAGTGGGAGCGGGCTGTGCGCCAAGATATACGACAAGGGCTGCAGTCTCTTTCGGAGGTCCTTCACGACTTGAGAAATCCGGcgctctctgccgccgtACATGGTCCGCTCATCGATCTTATTGAGGTGGCGGATGGTTACAAAACGGCTGTGGAAATCACGGCGGGAAACACGCTCTTCAATGTTGTCGTGGACTCGTTCGAGGTGAGCACAACTCTGCTCGCTGAGATGAACAAGCGGCGGAAACCTGGCCGTATTTCGTTTTTCCCGTTGGACACATGCAGCGGGAAGGCTGTGGAGATTGCAACGACACCGGAGtgctcgccgctgctgtcgaagATCAATTACGACACGCGCTTCAAGGGTGTGGTGGCTGAGGTGTTTGGGAGGACGGCTGTCGTTGCCTCGCTGGAAACGGCGGCCACGATGGTGGGCAAGCTGCAGTGCGATGTCATCACGGTGGACGGCGACCAGCTGGGGCGCAAGGGCGGAATCACGGGTGGGTTCATTGACAAGCGCCACATGAAGCTTCCTCTTCGCGAGCGCGAAAAGGAGCTGGCCGCCAACCGTCAGGCAGCACGCGCAAAACTGGACAGTCTGTGCCAAGAGGTGGCCACGGTGGAGCAGAGCATCACGGAGGTGCTCAACGAGCTTGAGGTGCTTCGTAATCAGAACATTTCGACGGAGCGGGAAGCAGATGTCCGGCTGCGTGAGGCGCGCCTTATGGAGGATCGTCGTTCTTGCCTGGCCACTCTAAAGTCGAACTTGGCGGCAACTAAGAAAGCGGTGGAGAGTTCCattgcggcggcgacggagacAGTTCGGGAGCTGAAGAGGGAGCTCTCTGACGACTTCAAGAGCGCATGGACGCCTGAGGATGAGAAGAggctggagcagctgacAGAAGAAGTGGCTGCCGCTCGCGTGGCGTCGTCTGAGATGCAGGCGAGTGCACTGCAACTGGCTACCGAGGTTCAGCTCCTGGAGGACACTGCGCGGCACGTGGAGCGGCGTAAGGCGGTTGTCGCTGACCGCATCCGCGAGTTGGGCTGGTCGAAGCAtgccggcagcaccgcgggTGGAGAAGAGGCTGCTGTGAAGGCCGAGTTTGAGTTGCTTTCCCAGCGGCTGCAGAGTATCGACCATGACTTGGAGCAAGACGCTCGCGAGCGCGAGAAGCTGCAGTCGCAGCTCGATGCGCTGACGTCGAAGCGGCTGGGCGTGGCGCGGAGCTTGCAGGAGCGCAAGGACGTCGCGGACAGGACGCAGATGCAACGGAGTGTGCTGGTGCAACGCCGGGATGAAGCGCTGCAGAAGATCCGGCAGCTGGGCGTGCTGCCTCAGGGGGTTGCCAAGTTCGAGTCGGCGTCCCTCGGGAAGCTGATGTACCACCTGAAGGCAGCCAATGAGAAGCTCAAGGGCTTGTCGCACGTGAACCGTAAGGCTCTCGACCAGCACGCGGCCCTCCAGGAGGCTATGAAAGACCTCACATCGCAGCAGGAGACACTGGCCAAAGAACTGGACAGCATTCATGAACTGATGGAACACTTGGACgcgaagaaggaggaggccatCGAGCGGACGTACAAGCAGGTTCAGTACCAGTTCGAGGAGGTGTTTAAACAGCTCGTAGGCGTGGAGAGCTGctcggcggagctgcagcttgtcgcgtctgccgcgccgAACAAGAAGGAGGACCCGTACACTGGCGCACGTATAAAGGTGTCGTTTGGTCTTGGAAACCCTGTCAGCCACCTGGACCAACTCAGTGGCGGCCAGAAATCTCTCGTCGCGTTGGCACTCATCTTTGCGATCCAGCGCTGCGACCCTGCTCCCTTCTACCTGTTTGACGAAATCGACGCCGCTCTCGATGCGGAGTACCGCACATCTGTAGCGAACATGATGGCGCGTCAGTCTAGCGAGTGCCAGTTCCTCGTGGCAACCTTCAAGACGGAGCTCCTGGACGTGGCGGACAAGGTGCTCGGCATTTTCTTCCACAACAAGATGAGCCGCATCCAGACCAttgcgagggaggagggtgtgaGGCTGCTGAAGCAGGCGGCACTTGAGGACCGCAAGCGGACCCGCGAAGCCGAGTAG